In Pseudomonas sp. Q1-7, the genomic window CTGAAGTAGTCAGGTATTTCTGGCTGACTCCAGCCCTTGCCGATTTCAAAACGGTGATTCGGCTAAAAAACGATCAAATCATCCCCTCTTTCCGGATTTATAGCCGGCGCGAGCACCTCGCGCCGGCCATTTCCCGCATTACAGACGCACCTCTCCTGCATTCGTCAGCAAATGTCGGCGCGCCATCCACAGGTTCGACAGCGCGAACAGTGTCACCAACTGCGCGGTGTTCTTCGCCAGGCCACGGAAGCGTGTCTTCACGTAGCCGAATTGGCGCTTGATCACCCGGAACGGGTGCTCGACTTTGGCGCGCACCTGGGCCTTGGATTTCTCGATCTTGCGCTTGGCTTTGTACAGCGCACTGCGCTTACTCAGCTTCTTGTACGTACTGCGGCGGGCCGCAATCTGCCAGATCACCTCCCGGCCTTCATGTTCCGGGCGTTTCTCTACGCCGGTGTAACCCGCGTCGGCGCCGACCATGTTTTCCTTTCCATGCAGCAGTTTGTCGACCTGGGTAACGTCAGCAACGTTGGCTGCCGTCCCCACCACGCTGTGCACCAGGCCAGACTCGGCATCCGCGCCGATGTGGGCCTTCATGCCGAAGTAATACTGATTGCCCTTCTTGGTCTGGTGCATTTCCGGGTCACGCTTACCGTCCTTGTTCTTGGTCGAACTCGGCGCATGGATCAGCGTGGCATCGACGATGGTGCCCTGGCGCAGCGACAGGCCCCGATCGCCCAGGTAACCATTGATCACCGCCAGAATCCCGGCCGCCAACTCGTGCTTCTCCAGCAGGCGACGGAAATTGAGGATGGTGGTTTCGTCGGGAATACGCTCTAGGTTCAGCCCGGCAAACTGGCGCAAGATTGTGGTCTCGTACAGCGCCTCCTCCATCGCTGGATCGCTGTAGCCGAACCAGTTCTGCATCAAATGTACGCGCAGCATCGCCATCAGCTGATACGCCGGACGACCACCTTCACCCTTGGGGTAGTGCGGCTCGATCAGGGCAATCAAACCCTTCCACGGCACCACCTGATCCATCTCGATCAGGAACAACTCTTTGCGGGTCTGCTTGCGCTTGCCGGCGTACTCGGCGTCGGCGAAGGTCATTTGCTTCATCGGGAAACTCGGGCAACGGGATCGGCGTATTTCACCAGATTCGGGAAGTCTTTTTCAGACCATCCCTAGCATTACAGAGGTGCTCATTACGG contains:
- a CDS encoding IS5-like element ISPst5 family transposase, yielding MKQMTFADAEYAGKRKQTRKELFLIEMDQVVPWKGLIALIEPHYPKGEGGRPAYQLMAMLRVHLMQNWFGYSDPAMEEALYETTILRQFAGLNLERIPDETTILNFRRLLEKHELAAGILAVINGYLGDRGLSLRQGTIVDATLIHAPSSTKNKDGKRDPEMHQTKKGNQYYFGMKAHIGADAESGLVHSVVGTAANVADVTQVDKLLHGKENMVGADAGYTGVEKRPEHEGREVIWQIAARRSTYKKLSKRSALYKAKRKIEKSKAQVRAKVEHPFRVIKRQFGYVKTRFRGLAKNTAQLVTLFALSNLWMARRHLLTNAGEVRL